The following proteins are encoded in a genomic region of Paenibacillus sp. FSL R7-0273:
- a CDS encoding DHA2 family efflux MFS transporter permease subunit, with protein MQGKQQPEVKKFKTIPILVSLLLAGFIGMFSETALNVALSDLMNILQITASTAQWLTTAYLLTLGILVPISGMLLQWFTTRQLFVAAVSFSIVGTFIAAMAPSFEILLLARVVQAMGTALLLPLMFNTILVIIPPEKRGGAMGLIGLVIMVAPAIGPTIAGLLISNLTWHWIFWLSLPFLVMSLISGILFMQNVSEVTKPKIDVLSIILSSAGFGGIVFGFSSAGEEGGWGSTKVIAAIAVGVIALVLFVIRQLTMKQPMINLRAFKYPMFTVAVLMIFICMMIILSSMLILPMYLQQGQGYSAFKAGLLLLPGGIINGLMSPIMGRLFDKYGPKWLVIPGLVVVAVSLWFFSSITTTSTVIFVIVLHSALMIGISMIMMPAQTNGINQLPLEYYPHGTAIMNTLQQVAGAIGTALAVSIMTSGTKSYMETVTDATNPLNGLAAFTHGVQNAFVFGMVMAVIGLIVAFFIKRVVIQHKSQAPMH; from the coding sequence ATGCAAGGCAAGCAACAACCAGAGGTAAAGAAATTTAAAACCATCCCGATTCTTGTTTCCTTACTGCTCGCCGGCTTCATCGGCATGTTCAGTGAAACGGCGCTGAATGTCGCGCTGTCAGACTTAATGAATATTCTGCAGATTACAGCATCAACGGCACAATGGCTGACAACCGCCTATCTGCTGACACTGGGCATCCTGGTTCCAATTTCCGGTATGCTGCTGCAATGGTTTACAACGAGACAGCTGTTTGTAGCTGCGGTAAGCTTCTCGATCGTGGGAACCTTTATTGCCGCGATGGCACCGTCTTTTGAAATCCTGCTTCTTGCACGTGTGGTGCAAGCGATGGGTACGGCACTACTGCTGCCACTGATGTTCAATACGATCCTGGTCATTATTCCGCCTGAAAAAAGAGGAGGAGCGATGGGACTCATCGGTCTCGTCATCATGGTTGCACCTGCGATCGGCCCTACAATTGCCGGTCTGCTGATCTCCAACCTGACCTGGCACTGGATCTTCTGGCTGTCGCTTCCGTTCCTTGTAATGTCCCTGATCAGCGGAATTCTCTTCATGCAGAACGTCTCTGAGGTTACCAAGCCGAAGATTGATGTACTGTCCATTATTCTGTCCTCCGCCGGTTTCGGCGGTATCGTATTTGGCTTCAGCAGCGCCGGTGAAGAAGGCGGCTGGGGAAGCACTAAGGTTATTGCTGCGATTGCCGTCGGCGTGATTGCCCTTGTGCTGTTCGTCATCCGCCAGCTGACTATGAAGCAGCCGATGATTAACCTGCGTGCTTTTAAATATCCGATGTTTACAGTAGCTGTATTGATGATCTTTATCTGTATGATGATCATTCTCTCCTCCATGCTGATTCTTCCGATGTATCTTCAGCAGGGTCAGGGCTACTCGGCGTTCAAAGCAGGTCTCCTGCTCTTGCCGGGCGGTATTATCAATGGTCTGATGTCACCGATTATGGGCCGTTTGTTCGATAAATATGGTCCAAAATGGCTTGTTATTCCGGGTCTGGTAGTAGTAGCAGTATCGCTGTGGTTCTTCTCCAGCATTACCACTACTTCGACTGTGATTTTCGTAATTGTTCTGCACAGCGCGCTGATGATCGGGATTTCGATGATCATGATGCCTGCACAGACAAACGGCATCAATCAGCTGCCGCTGGAATACTATCCCCACGGTACGGCAATCATGAACACACTGCAGCAGGTTGCCGGCGCGATCGGTACTGCACTTGCTGTCAGCATCATGACTTCCGGTACGAAAAGCTACATGGAAACTGTAACCGACGCTACCAACCCGCTGAATGGTCTGGCTGCCTTTACCCACGGGGTACAGAATGCCTTTGTATTCGGAATGGTGATGGCTGTGATCGGCCTGATCGTTGCCTTCTTCATCAAACGTGTAGTGATACAGCATAAATCACAGGCACCGATGCACTAA
- a CDS encoding stalk domain-containing protein — protein sequence MKSKVAAVILSILLLAAGTGIWTVNEAKAAAGLSVVVNGQAVQLADSSTYKNGTNVLVPLREVAEALKYKITYKGSTGTVQLSRAAEIIEFRLGNKEIILADKQKVAYEGTIETRQGRLYVPLSFLTSLGLVAGYNPLSNLAEIYSPEVTAGAVTTLLATGQYEELQKRYISGGSQTADLPLIRQSWEQVAGTAGNYMGVKSAVSTWKDDAFIIESTLAFSSSEAVLTLIVDNTGKLTALKLAPAAAEKAQANPH from the coding sequence ATGAAGAGCAAAGTCGCAGCTGTTATCCTTAGTATTCTGTTATTGGCAGCAGGAACAGGGATATGGACAGTAAATGAGGCAAAAGCAGCCGCAGGCCTGAGTGTTGTTGTTAACGGACAAGCCGTGCAGCTGGCAGATTCGTCTACTTACAAGAACGGTACAAATGTATTGGTACCCTTGCGTGAGGTTGCTGAGGCGCTGAAATACAAAATCACCTATAAAGGCAGTACGGGTACGGTTCAGCTCAGCCGTGCAGCAGAAATAATTGAATTCCGGCTGGGCAACAAGGAAATTATTCTGGCCGACAAGCAAAAGGTAGCATATGAAGGCACGATTGAGACTAGACAGGGTAGGCTGTATGTACCGCTGTCTTTTCTAACCTCTCTTGGACTGGTTGCCGGTTATAATCCGTTAAGTAATCTGGCAGAGATTTATTCGCCTGAGGTAACGGCGGGAGCGGTAACCACATTGCTCGCGACAGGACAGTATGAGGAGCTGCAGAAAAGATATATCAGCGGCGGCAGCCAGACTGCTGACCTGCCTCTGATCCGCCAGAGCTGGGAGCAGGTGGCGGGCACCGCGGGAAATTATATGGGAGTAAAATCTGCAGTGAGCACCTGGAAGGACGATGCCTTCATTATTGAGAGCACCTTGGCATTTTCATCATCAGAAGCAGTATTGACGCTGATTGTCGATAATACCGGTAAATTGACTGCGCTGAAGCTTGCGCCTGCGGCGGCTGAGAAGGCTCAGGCGAATCCGCATTAA
- a CDS encoding FtsW/RodA/SpoVE family cell cycle protein, translating into MHADIRRELAGHLEDLIEEKQSKGMSEEQAISEAIRQMGDPQTLGKGLHKIHRPKTPWSLISALLIFSAISLTGLSSVEAAGALPQPDFNLVRNQMIYLLLGCLIMCGMYFIDFRKLQRGVWWLYGGAIAGIVYSVLYGFSAGGSRYFLAKGGFAIDFISYSPYILLIGLAGILSQTKTAVNINKLRGVWIDLTVLFIPVCAFWWAGVWPELLTYLICALVLYTWITGAWLRSIIAGGLILISGTAYVWNNQQIRQRITGAFNHTLDPDGSGYVYKVLNETFAAAGWRGHGFGARLESLPYLYTDMLPAYLINCFGWSGGLLLIAAAVWFFIRLFSAFKAVREPYGRAVILVLSLMLALRIAYGLSIISGKMVLTSLPFPFLNYGNHVLIEFAVLGLLMGIYRRKDIIPAQENERGAAA; encoded by the coding sequence ATGCACGCGGACATCCGCCGGGAATTGGCAGGGCATCTTGAGGATCTGATCGAAGAAAAGCAAAGCAAGGGAATGTCCGAAGAACAGGCTATATCTGAAGCCATCCGCCAAATGGGTGATCCCCAAACGCTCGGTAAAGGTTTACACAAAATTCACCGGCCCAAAACGCCGTGGAGTCTGATTAGTGCTTTACTAATATTTTCCGCAATTAGCCTGACTGGATTAAGTTCTGTGGAAGCGGCCGGTGCATTACCGCAACCTGATTTCAATCTTGTCAGGAATCAGATGATCTATCTGCTGCTGGGCTGTCTGATTATGTGTGGAATGTACTTCATTGATTTCCGCAAGCTGCAAAGAGGAGTGTGGTGGCTGTATGGAGGTGCAATTGCCGGAATAGTATATAGTGTGCTGTATGGCTTTTCGGCTGGAGGCAGCAGGTATTTTCTGGCCAAGGGAGGCTTCGCAATTGATTTCATATCTTACAGTCCTTACATACTGCTGATTGGACTTGCCGGAATTTTATCACAAACTAAAACAGCTGTGAACATAAATAAGCTAAGAGGAGTATGGATTGATCTCACAGTACTGTTCATTCCAGTATGTGCCTTTTGGTGGGCGGGAGTATGGCCTGAGCTATTAACTTATCTAATCTGTGCACTTGTGCTTTACACCTGGATTACCGGAGCCTGGCTTCGTTCTATTATTGCAGGCGGACTGATCCTGATCTCCGGTACAGCATACGTCTGGAATAATCAGCAAATCCGGCAGCGGATCACCGGAGCGTTTAATCATACGCTTGATCCTGACGGCAGCGGGTATGTGTATAAGGTACTAAATGAAACGTTTGCAGCAGCGGGCTGGCGCGGGCACGGGTTCGGAGCGAGGCTGGAGAGTCTTCCGTATCTCTATACCGATATGCTGCCGGCCTATCTGATTAATTGCTTTGGCTGGAGTGGAGGCTTACTGCTAATTGCAGCAGCTGTGTGGTTTTTTATCCGGCTGTTCTCCGCCTTCAAGGCAGTAAGGGAGCCGTATGGACGGGCCGTAATTCTGGTTTTATCGTTGATGCTGGCGCTAAGGATTGCCTATGGTTTGAGTATAATAAGTGGTAAAATGGTGCTGACAAGCCTTCCGTTTCCTTTTCTGAATTACGGTAATCATGTACTGATAGAATTTGCCGTGCTGGGTCTGCTTATGGGCATTTACCGGCGGAAGGATATTATACCTGCACAGGAGAATGAAAGGGGAGCAGCCGCTTAA
- a CDS encoding YcdB/YcdC domain-containing protein has product MTINKDILRAKAMEMFAIPGHYRLVAEDDTPAGQPVNRTFVWEDPESPETAVEIGLDLATGALVNADVKTLFCKGFLSQAAVSSPELAREMADGFVAHYVREADHYSWIETLHSTGYRFAYREEAGGLPLPYTGCEIVLDQQMENIRYRYHRRVAPLPEWPSRILQQHLIMDQILDQSRMELQIAAIPAQSGDMEAEFRLVYQLLSGMWLIDAVTGEDLYGAEHYALPPSYPLIPGNSENTRVKSESNALLNISEWENLLGIAPNELVLDKTEDDECLYLTYNLISMKPAGPESTTLSLHNYLNNKWAETVKQRKAPYRLEIEKTTGMLLRFHRYETGRQPQSGSLGRKECWQKAERFLGSVFPEYAAWLRLEEPADADHSEERSSELFCLPVYRGDTPAQGELVMVNVNTSTGQVSHYKGTSGLMLQQLKQVSLHPELSPDEALEACKNSLELELKWQRMTDLDNNQFCYRLIYGLSALQDKDGSQAAGIQKQRYVDALTGALV; this is encoded by the coding sequence ATGACTATTAATAAAGATATACTGCGTGCAAAAGCTATGGAAATGTTCGCTATTCCCGGCCATTACAGGCTGGTTGCGGAGGATGATACACCTGCCGGACAGCCTGTGAACCGGACTTTTGTCTGGGAGGACCCTGAGAGTCCGGAGACAGCAGTTGAAATCGGGCTGGATTTGGCTACCGGTGCTCTTGTCAACGCGGATGTAAAGACCCTTTTCTGCAAGGGGTTTCTGAGCCAGGCAGCTGTAAGCAGCCCAGAACTTGCCAGGGAAATGGCAGACGGCTTCGTGGCTCATTATGTGCGGGAAGCGGATCATTATTCTTGGATTGAGACACTTCATAGCACAGGCTACAGGTTTGCCTACAGAGAAGAAGCAGGCGGCCTGCCGCTGCCGTATACCGGCTGTGAGATTGTTCTGGATCAGCAAATGGAAAATATCCGTTACAGGTACCACCGTAGAGTTGCTCCGCTTCCGGAATGGCCGTCAAGGATTCTGCAGCAGCATTTAATAATGGATCAGATACTGGACCAAAGCCGGATGGAGCTCCAGATCGCTGCCATTCCAGCGCAAAGCGGAGACATGGAGGCAGAATTCCGGCTCGTTTATCAGCTGTTGTCCGGGATGTGGCTGATCGATGCGGTGACCGGCGAGGATCTATACGGAGCTGAGCATTACGCCTTACCGCCAAGCTATCCGCTGATTCCGGGTAACAGTGAGAATACAAGAGTTAAATCTGAATCTAACGCGCTCCTTAATATTTCTGAATGGGAAAATCTGCTTGGAATTGCCCCAAATGAACTTGTGCTTGATAAAACAGAGGATGATGAGTGTCTGTATTTAACCTATAATCTAATAAGCATGAAGCCAGCCGGCCCAGAATCTACAACGCTCTCTTTGCACAATTACTTAAATAATAAATGGGCAGAAACAGTTAAACAGCGGAAAGCGCCGTACAGGCTGGAGATTGAAAAGACGACGGGAATGCTTCTGCGGTTTCACCGTTATGAAACGGGCAGGCAACCGCAGTCCGGAAGCCTGGGCCGCAAGGAATGCTGGCAAAAGGCAGAGCGGTTTCTGGGCAGTGTGTTTCCTGAATATGCGGCCTGGCTGCGGCTGGAGGAACCGGCAGATGCCGATCACAGTGAAGAGCGCAGCAGTGAATTATTCTGTTTGCCTGTTTACAGGGGAGATACACCTGCTCAGGGAGAACTGGTTATGGTCAATGTAAACACATCAACCGGGCAAGTTAGTCATTATAAAGGGACTTCAGGCTTAATGCTACAGCAGCTGAAGCAAGTGAGTCTGCACCCGGAGCTCAGTCCGGATGAAGCCCTGGAGGCCTGTAAAAACTCCCTTGAGCTCGAGCTCAAATGGCAAAGGATGACTGACCTGGACAATAATCAGTTCTGTTACCGGCTGATTTATGGACTCAGTGCTCTTCAGGATAAAGATGGATCACAGGCTGCCGGTATACAGAAACAACGATATGTTGATGCCCTCACCGGAGCCCTTGTTTAG
- a CDS encoding PadR family transcriptional regulator produces MKVGKEMLKGSTGTLVLTLLQDKPHYGYELIKELERRSQGVFELKEGTLYPILHAMESERWVEAYWEEVEGRSRKYYRILDAGRQKLAEKKAEWHLFKGAVDGVLGEGGGVS; encoded by the coding sequence ATGAAGGTGGGCAAGGAGATGCTGAAGGGCAGCACAGGAACATTGGTTTTGACCCTGCTGCAGGACAAGCCGCATTACGGCTATGAATTAATTAAAGAATTGGAGCGGCGGTCACAGGGAGTATTTGAGCTAAAGGAAGGGACGCTGTATCCGATCCTGCATGCCATGGAGAGCGAGCGCTGGGTGGAAGCGTACTGGGAGGAGGTAGAGGGGCGCAGCCGCAAGTATTACCGGATTCTTGATGCAGGAAGGCAGAAGCTGGCGGAGAAAAAAGCAGAGTGGCACTTATTTAAAGGAGCAGTAGATGGGGTGTTGGGGGAAGGAGGGGGAGTAAGCTGA
- a CDS encoding Gfo/Idh/MocA family protein, protein MMKQLRIGMIGYKFMGKAHSNAYRSLPMFFPQALKPEMAVICGRNEEAVSAAAGQLGWSESVTDWQELVSREDIDLIDINAPSNVHKEIALAAAKAGKHIFCEKPLALNLADSREMLEAADAAGVKHMIGFNYRFSPAVRLAKRLIDSGRLGQIYHFRAWFLQDWILDPEFPLVWRLQKEVAGSGSHGDLGAHLIDLAHFLVGNVQEVIGMSETFVKERPLASEMTGLSARAGKDAPRGPVTVDDATLFLARFTGGAIGSFEATRFAAGHRSTNAFEINGSLGSVKFDFERMNELEVYLTSDAEDVQGFRRVLATDPAHDYAEAWWPPGHTIGFEHTFIHEMLELSSAIAEDRQPEPNFNDGVKCQAVLEAVERSIEERRWVQITEM, encoded by the coding sequence ATGATGAAACAGCTTCGCATTGGAATGATCGGGTACAAGTTTATGGGTAAGGCACACAGTAATGCATACCGCAGTCTGCCGATGTTTTTTCCGCAGGCGCTGAAGCCGGAGATGGCAGTGATCTGCGGCCGTAATGAAGAGGCGGTATCCGCGGCGGCCGGCCAGCTGGGCTGGTCTGAGAGTGTAACGGACTGGCAGGAGCTGGTCTCAAGAGAAGATATTGACCTTATAGATATCAATGCGCCAAGCAACGTCCATAAGGAAATCGCACTGGCGGCTGCGAAGGCGGGCAAGCATATTTTCTGCGAAAAGCCGCTCGCGCTGAATCTGGCAGATTCGCGTGAAATGCTGGAAGCAGCCGACGCAGCCGGGGTTAAGCATATGATCGGCTTCAATTACCGCTTCTCCCCGGCGGTGCGGCTGGCAAAGCGGCTGATTGATAGCGGGAGGCTCGGGCAAATCTATCATTTCCGCGCCTGGTTTCTGCAGGACTGGATTCTGGATCCTGAATTTCCGCTTGTCTGGAGGCTGCAGAAGGAGGTCGCGGGCTCGGGTTCACACGGTGATCTGGGTGCCCATCTGATCGATCTGGCCCATTTCCTGGTCGGGAATGTCCAGGAGGTAATCGGCATGAGCGAAACCTTCGTCAAGGAGCGTCCGCTGGCCTCGGAGATGACCGGACTTAGCGCAAGAGCAGGCAAGGATGCGCCGAGAGGTCCTGTCACTGTAGATGATGCGACGCTGTTTCTGGCCCGTTTCACCGGCGGGGCTATCGGGAGCTTTGAGGCAACAAGGTTTGCTGCAGGACACCGTTCGACGAATGCTTTTGAAATCAACGGCAGCCTGGGCAGTGTAAAATTCGACTTTGAGCGGATGAACGAGCTGGAAGTCTATCTGACCTCCGATGCTGAGGATGTGCAGGGCTTCCGGCGTGTGCTTGCTACAGATCCGGCGCATGATTATGCGGAGGCCTGGTGGCCGCCTGGACATACAATCGGCTTCGAGCATACGTTCATCCATGAAATGCTGGAGCTGTCCTCCGCTATTGCCGAGGACCGTCAGCCTGAGCCTAATTTTAACGATGGTGTGAAGTGCCAGGCTGTACTGGAAGCGGTGGAGCGTTCCATTGAGGAGCGGCGCTGGGTTCAGATAACGGAGATGTAG
- a CDS encoding M15 family metallopeptidase, whose translation MRETRPARGWLLAAVMLICGGAVLYTDYQAAAQAATGQDTAWKPAINNVMKKNKLPSGFVYLDEVIPEAQYQIRYYGKYNFTGAPVSGYKAPLAIATSKAATALKKVSEDLSAKGYILRIYDAYRPQKAVNRFVAWSRDASDIINKQLYYPELDKQNLFQLGFISKKSGHSRGSTVDLTLADKKTGTLVDMGSPYDFFGEISYYNTTLVSTAQHQNRKILKDAMVKQGFKPYAKEWWHFTLINEPYPAKYFDFNVE comes from the coding sequence ATGAGGGAGACAAGGCCAGCACGAGGCTGGTTACTGGCAGCAGTCATGCTGATCTGCGGCGGTGCAGTCCTGTATACGGACTACCAAGCTGCCGCACAGGCCGCAACCGGCCAGGATACAGCATGGAAACCGGCGATCAACAACGTGATGAAGAAGAATAAACTGCCATCCGGATTCGTCTACCTCGATGAAGTGATCCCGGAAGCTCAGTATCAGATCAGATACTATGGCAAATATAATTTTACAGGTGCACCCGTCAGCGGGTATAAGGCACCCCTGGCAATCGCGACCTCCAAAGCGGCAACCGCCCTGAAAAAGGTGAGTGAGGATTTGTCAGCCAAAGGATATATTCTGAGAATCTACGATGCCTACCGTCCGCAAAAGGCTGTTAACCGGTTTGTTGCGTGGTCCCGGGATGCTTCGGATATTATCAATAAGCAGCTCTATTATCCGGAGCTCGATAAGCAGAACCTGTTTCAGCTTGGATTTATTTCGAAGAAATCAGGGCATTCCCGGGGAAGTACGGTCGATCTGACGCTGGCCGACAAAAAAACGGGCACCCTTGTCGATATGGGCAGCCCGTATGATTTTTTCGGTGAAATTTCTTACTATAATACTACCCTGGTCAGCACCGCCCAGCACCAGAACCGTAAAATCCTGAAGGATGCGATGGTCAAGCAGGGCTTTAAGCCGTATGCCAAGGAATGGTGGCATTTTACGCTGATCAATGAGCCTTATCCGGCCAAATATTTTGATTTTAATGTAGAGTAG
- a CDS encoding LysR family transcriptional regulator: MSLTKYEVFLTVVELGSLTRAAEALGFTQSGISHTISSLENEFGFTLLVRSRSGVRLTVNGEQVVPAMREILKWNEQLKQQVADIHGLETGTITIGTFTSVSVHWLPGMIKEFRREYPYIEFKLMDGGYYEIEQWIDAGIVDCGFISLPTRDKFEVFPLKQDRMLAVLSREHPLSGAPYMPLAQIAHEDFIIQKPGSDYDARRVLDKAGIKANIKFTAGDDSAIIAMVENGLGISILPEMIITRQNHNVAMLELEERSFRSLGIAVHSLKDASPATRRFLKHVQEWLK; this comes from the coding sequence TTGAGTCTTACAAAATATGAGGTGTTCTTGACTGTCGTGGAGCTGGGCAGTTTAACACGAGCAGCAGAGGCACTGGGCTTTACCCAATCGGGAATCAGCCACACGATCAGCAGTCTGGAGAATGAATTCGGTTTTACTCTGCTGGTGAGGAGCCGTTCAGGAGTCAGGCTGACGGTTAACGGGGAGCAGGTGGTGCCGGCGATGCGGGAAATCCTTAAGTGGAATGAGCAGCTGAAGCAGCAGGTGGCTGATATTCACGGGCTGGAGACCGGTACGATAACTATTGGTACCTTTACCAGTGTATCGGTACACTGGCTGCCCGGGATGATCAAGGAATTCCGCAGGGAGTACCCGTATATTGAATTTAAGCTAATGGATGGCGGGTATTACGAAATTGAGCAGTGGATTGATGCAGGCATTGTTGACTGCGGCTTTATCTCCCTGCCGACACGCGATAAATTCGAGGTGTTTCCGCTGAAGCAGGACAGGATGCTTGCAGTTCTTTCCAGGGAACATCCATTATCCGGAGCACCGTATATGCCGCTTGCTCAGATTGCCCATGAGGATTTCATTATCCAGAAGCCCGGCTCAGATTATGACGCCCGGCGTGTACTGGACAAGGCGGGAATAAAAGCGAATATAAAATTTACAGCAGGGGATGATTCGGCGATTATTGCGATGGTGGAAAACGGGCTGGGCATCAGCATTTTGCCGGAGATGATTATCACCCGCCAGAATCACAACGTAGCCATGCTTGAGCTGGAGGAGCGGAGCTTCCGTTCGCTGGGGATAGCTGTACATTCGCTGAAGGACGCTTCACCTGCTACACGGCGGTTTTTGAAGCATGTACAGGAGTGGCTGAAATAA
- a CDS encoding ABC transporter substrate-binding protein yields the protein MFTLKSYLSLLCSTILLVLVLAACGSSANNSAGNAEASATATPAQTAEPAAAATAQASAAGDSRSFTDAKGRQTDIPVHPQRIVYIGSDPGDLLALGIKPIGASLSVIGTQVAYPDLLKGIEDVGYPPSLEKIVALDPDLILFNDWDESGIESAAAIAPTVVIGEGGTYERLKMIATVLGMESVADLKIAEYEAKAADVKDQLKLDPGSGDTATIYLQLGKTLYVMGHQGISVSLYDMLGFKPASKVQEMIDKDERFAEISAEVLAEYAGDEVFVLGDETAETSAAVQELMEGPIWKTIPAVKNGHVYVTDSKWNFDDLITRTRLLEELPVLMSR from the coding sequence ATGTTCACATTAAAAAGTTACCTATCATTGCTTTGCAGCACGATTCTCCTCGTTCTTGTGCTGGCTGCCTGCGGCAGCAGCGCCAATAACAGTGCCGGGAATGCTGAGGCATCCGCTACTGCAACTCCGGCACAGACTGCTGAACCGGCCGCTGCTGCCACAGCGCAAGCCTCTGCTGCTGGCGATTCCCGGAGCTTTACAGATGCAAAAGGCCGTCAGACTGACATTCCGGTTCATCCGCAGCGGATTGTCTATATCGGCAGTGATCCCGGCGATCTGCTCGCCCTGGGCATAAAGCCCATCGGAGCCAGTCTCAGTGTTATCGGGACACAGGTAGCCTACCCGGACCTGCTCAAAGGCATTGAGGATGTCGGGTATCCCCCGTCACTTGAAAAAATTGTAGCCCTTGATCCTGACCTCATTCTGTTTAATGACTGGGATGAATCAGGAATCGAATCGGCAGCCGCAATTGCCCCTACGGTTGTAATCGGGGAAGGCGGCACCTATGAGCGCCTTAAGATGATTGCTACTGTACTGGGTATGGAGAGCGTAGCAGATCTAAAGATTGCAGAATATGAAGCAAAAGCTGCGGATGTCAAAGATCAGCTCAAGCTGGACCCCGGCTCCGGTGACACGGCTACAATCTATCTGCAGCTCGGTAAGACGCTTTATGTGATGGGTCATCAGGGGATTTCAGTGTCGCTGTACGATATGCTGGGCTTCAAACCCGCCTCTAAAGTTCAGGAGATGATTGACAAGGACGAGCGGTTCGCAGAAATATCCGCCGAGGTTCTGGCTGAATATGCCGGTGACGAGGTGTTTGTGCTCGGTGATGAGACGGCGGAAACCTCCGCCGCCGTGCAGGAATTAATGGAAGGGCCGATCTGGAAGACCATCCCTGCGGTGAAGAATGGCCATGTGTACGTTACTGACAGCAAATGGAACTTTGATGATCTGATAACCCGGACCCGTCTGCTCGAGGAGCTTCCAGTATTAATGTCCAGATAG
- a CDS encoding DMT family transporter has product MKPLKAELLLLMVTLFWGSSYIFMKMGLGSLGEFNLIALRFGLAFVLAAALFHKRLRSINLRTLQYGALLGALLFGVFTCITFGLQTTTTSNAGFLVALTVVFVPLLEVLVFRKKVAPPQVFGTALAIAGIGLLTLNTSLSIQPGDFLCILAALFYAVQILVTSKAVKSCDSLNIGILQLGFAGGYALVFSIIFETPAFPSSMPGWIAILALGILCSACGFILQPVAQKFTTPTRTGLIFSLEPVFAAFFGYWFAGEQLSMQGYAGAALVMLGIVASELLGKMPAVHHPLRSFRKRRADL; this is encoded by the coding sequence ATGAAGCCGCTTAAGGCCGAGCTGCTGCTCTTAATGGTAACGCTGTTTTGGGGCTCCTCCTACATTTTTATGAAAATGGGTCTTGGTTCCCTGGGAGAATTTAACCTGATCGCCCTGCGCTTCGGTCTCGCCTTTGTACTTGCGGCTGCACTATTCCATAAAAGGCTGCGCAGCATCAATCTCCGTACATTACAATACGGGGCTCTGCTGGGTGCCCTGCTGTTTGGCGTGTTCACCTGCATTACCTTCGGACTGCAAACGACCACAACCTCGAACGCCGGTTTTCTGGTTGCGCTGACCGTTGTGTTTGTGCCGCTGCTTGAGGTCCTGGTCTTCCGCAAAAAGGTCGCCCCGCCGCAGGTTTTCGGCACTGCACTCGCAATCGCAGGCATCGGGCTGCTCACGCTTAATACCTCACTGAGTATACAGCCCGGCGATTTCCTCTGCATTCTGGCAGCCCTCTTCTATGCCGTGCAGATTCTTGTCACGTCTAAAGCGGTCAAAAGCTGCGACTCACTGAATATCGGTATCCTGCAGCTTGGCTTCGCCGGAGGCTATGCGCTGGTTTTCTCAATTATTTTTGAGACACCTGCATTTCCCTCCTCGATGCCCGGCTGGATCGCCATTCTGGCCCTTGGCATTCTCTGCAGCGCCTGCGGTTTCATCCTTCAGCCTGTTGCCCAGAAGTTCACTACTCCGACCCGAACCGGACTGATCTTCTCCCTGGAGCCGGTATTCGCAGCTTTCTTCGGCTACTGGTTCGCGGGGGAGCAGCTGTCGATGCAGGGGTATGCCGGTGCTGCGCTGGTAATGCTGGGTATTGTCGCATCTGAGTTGCTTGGCAAAATGCCCGCAGTTCACCATCCGCTGCGCAGCTTCAGGAAGCGCAGGGCCGATTTATAG